The genomic stretch CACTGCTGCCACCGGTCACCTGGAACGGCAGCCGGTAGCCCGCGTCCGCCGCGACCGGGGTCTCGTGACGCGAGCGGAGCAGTGCGCGCAGGCGTTCCCGCAGCTCGCGGTACAACTCGATCGAGCTCTCGCCCCGGCTCCGGTCGTCCGAGCGCAGTTGGGGTGTCAGCACCTGGTAACCCCAGATCGCGGCGTGCACACCGGCCAGCGCCTCCTGCAGGCCGGCGACCTCGCGGTCACTCATCGGTCAGCCTCCCCCGTGGCGGCTTCGAATATCGAACATCTAGGACGTCTCCGTGCCCAGCGTCAGCACGTGCGTGGACTCGCAGGCGCCGATCGAGGCCAGGATCCGGGCGTGTTCGGGATCGCGTACGACCCGGACGTTGGTCCGGCGCGCGGCGGTGGCGGCCTTCTCCAGCCCGAGCAGGTCGGCAACCGTATCCGCGCCCGCGTCGGGAACGACCGTGGAGCTCGGCCCCGGGCTCGCGGTCCGGCCGGGCGTGGGGGAGGGACTGGCCGTCGACCCACCGGCTCGCCGGGTCAGCGCGGTGAGCGCCGCGAGGTGCTGCTCGTGGCGCCGGACGTACGCCGACAGCTTCCCGCGCAGGTCAGGATTCCCGGCCATGGTCGCGGCGTAGGCGGCCAGCAGTGCCCGCTCCTCGGTCAGCGCCGAGGTGAGCACCGGAAGGTCCGGGTCGGGCGTCGGCGTGGCCGCCGAGCCGCGCCGGCCACCTTTGGTCGCTCCGGGGCCGGAGGTGCAGGCCGAGAGGAAGCTGCCGGTCAGGCCGAGCAGGCCGGCTCCCAGGGTCGTCCGCAGCACTCCACGCCGGGTCGGCGGCACCTCGTCGGACGCCGGGGACGCCGGGGACGCCGGGAACGGAGCGTTGGTGGGCGCGTTCACGACCGTGACGTTACCCGAGCGATTTCGGGCCTCGGCACGTTACGTCCCGCTTCTGGGTCCTGGGGAATTCCTGGCTCGCAGGTGCCCGCCGGGACGAAGATCGAACCGCACCCGGACACGGCGTGGCGCCGTTTGAAGGGCAATTCCGGGGACGGGTACGCTGACCACGCCGAGGCCGGGTCGCGGTGACCACGAGCCACCCTGGCCGGCCCTCGGTTTCGCACCAGTTCGTACCGGCTTCGCGTCAGTCAGCGGGGCGGCCGGGCCGGCACCCAGGTGGTCGCGACGGCGCCGCTCACCGCGGCATCCGGCCCCCGGTCGGCGTCGCGTCCGCACCGTCCGCACAACTAGAGAGGGAGGCTCCCGTGGCAAGCGGCCCTGCTGCTCGTGACCAGGTGGCCGACCTCCTCGCGCCGGTGCTCGCCCAGTCCGGACTCGATCTGGAGTCCGTCGACCTCACGCCGGCCGGCCGCCGTACCGTCCTGCGCATCGTGGTGGACGCCGACGGCGGCGTCACCCTCGACCAGCTGGCCGAGATCTCCCGCACCGTCGCGAAGCTGCTCGACGCCGGAGACGTGATGGGCGCCGGCTCCTACACCCTCGAGGTGACCTCGCGGGGCGTCGACCGCCCGCTCACCGAACCCCGCCACTGGCGCCGCAACGTCGGCCGGCTGGTCAAGGTGGTGCACGCCGACGGCAGCCAGCTGCTCGGACGGGTCACCGACGCCGGCGAGCAGAGCGCCGAGCTGGACGTCGACGGGACGACCCACCGGGTCGACTTCGCCCGGGTGGCCAAGGCACGGGTGCAGGTCGAGTTCGCCAAGATGCCACCGGCCGACGACACCGACTCCGACGACACCGACTCCGGCGACGAGCCGGACGACGACACGTACGACGATCACGACGCGGACGACTCAGACGGCGCACACACCACAGACGGCACGAACGGCACGGACAAGGAGGGATAGGCCCATGGACATCGACATGGCGGTCCTGCGCGCTCTGGAGCGCGAGAAGGACGTCCCTCTGGAGGCCGTCTGCGAGGCGATCGAGCAGGCCCTGCTGATCGCCTACCAGCGGACCGAGGGAGCTCAGCAGCGCGCCCGGGTCGAACTCGACCGCAAGAGCGGGCACGTGACGGTCTACGCCTCCGAGCTCGACGAAGAGGGCAAGCCGGCGCGGGAGTGGGACGACACCCCGACCGGCTTCGGCCGGATCGCCACGACAACGGCGAAACAGGTCATCCTGCAGCGGCTGCGCGATGCCGAGGAAGACCACATGTTCGGCGAGTTCGTCGGCAGGGAGGGCGACATCCTCTCCGGCGTGATCCAGCAGGGGAAGGACCCCCGGCTGGTGTACGTCAACCTCGGCCGGGTGGAGGGCGTTCTTCCGCCGCAGGAGCAGGTGCCGGGCGAGCGGTACAACCACGGCGACCGGATCAAGTGCTTCGTGGTCGCGGTCCGCAAGGGCTTCCGCGGCCCGCAGATCACCCTGTCGCGCACCCACCCCAACCTCGTCCGGAAGCTGTTCGCGCTGGAGGTCCCCGAGATCGCCGACGGCACCGTCGAGATCAGCGGGATCGCCCGCGAGGCCGGGCACCGCACGAAGGTCGCGGTGCACTCGCGTAACCCGTCGGTCAACGCCAAGGGCGCGTGCATCGGCCCCGTGGGTTCGCGCGTACGCAACGTCATGAACGAGCTGCACGGCGAGAAGATCGACATCGTCGACTGGTCGGAGGATCCGGCGGAGTACGTCAAGCAGGCCCTGTCGCCGGCGCGGGTGCGCAGCGTCGAGGTCGTCGACGCCGCCGCCCGGTCGGCTCGCGTGGTCGTACCCGACTACCAGCTCAGCCTCGCCATCGGACGCGAGGGCCAGAACGCCCGGCTCGCCGCCAGGCTGACCGGGTGGCGGATCGACATCCGTTCCGACACCGCCGAGGCCGAGCCGGCGCCGGGCACTGCCGCGGGCGGCGACTCCACCGAGCCCGCGAACCCGGCCGAGGCGGGCGCGGCCGGTGACCAGCAGGCCGCCCGGCAGGGTGACCAGCAGTAGGTAGACTTGTACGGAACACCGGCCGGCATCGGGGACCGGCACCGGACCGACGGCACCACACCGGTCCGAGACCGGTCCGACCCGCCCTGACCAGGCGAATCCGGCTGATCCGGCCGGAATCGGACCCACCTCCGATCCGGATGAAGAGATCCAGCGCCCGCCGAGCCCGGCGGTCTGGGTACACTCTCACGAGGTGGGTCGTACGGGTCTGGAACCAAACACGCGTCCGCACGTGGTGCGCACGTGTGTGGGGTGTCGGCAACGTACGGCAAAGTCTGACCTGCTCCGGGTCGTCCTCGCACGTGACGAGACCGCCATGCGGTTGGTCGCGGACGTCTCCGGCCACGCGCCGGGTCGTGGGGCGCATCTGCATCCCACGAGAGAATGCCTCGGACTCGCCGAACGCCGAAGAGCGTTCGCGCGCGCCCTGCGTGCGCGGGCCCCGATCGACGTCGGCCCGCTCCGACGTCACGTCGAGCAGCAGGATCCAGTCGACACCGGCCAGGCGGATGCCGCCGATCTGGCCAGCAACGCACCGAACACCGGCGACGCCCAGCGCGACCAGGGGCGCCGCCCAGGCAAAGAAAGTGGGTCGAGCGGCTCATGAGCACTCGATGAGAACCGAGCAATGAGCACGCCTGGTTACTAGCGGCCTGGACCCACAAGGGGCCCGGGCCGGCAAAGGAGAGCAGTGGCAAAGGTCCGGGTCTACGAACTCGCCAAGGAGTTCGGCATCGAAAGCAAGGCCGTCATGGCCAGGCTTCAGGAGCTGGGTGAATTCGTTCGCTCCGCTTCGTCAACCGTCGAGGCACCCGTCGTTCGCAAGCTCAAGGAGTCCTTCGCGACCGAATCCGGTGGCAAGGCCGGCGGACGGGGATCGGCGCGCAAGTCCGCGAGCAAGCAGGCCGCACCGGCGTCGCCGGCGCAGGCCGCATCGGGCGCTTCGGCCCCGACGACACCCAAACCGACTCCGGTCCCCGGCGCGAAGCCCGCGCCGCCGCGACCGGCTCCGGCCAAGCCTTCCCCCGAGCCCGTCGAGGTGGTTCGCGAGGCTGCACCGGAGGTGACCGAGCGCCCGGCGGCCACGGCCCAGCCGAGCGCCCCGGCGCCGCAGGCGCCGCAACGGCCCACCCCCCAGCCGCAGGGTCCCCGTCCGGGGCCGCGGCCGGACGGCGGCCGTCCTTCCGACCGTCGCGAGCGTCCCGAACGCCAGGAGCGCTTCGACCGTCCGGAACGCACCGACCGTCCCGAACGCACCGACCGTCCCGAGCGTCCGGCCGCGTCCGGCGCCCGTCCGGCACCTCCCGGTCAGCGCCCCACGCGCCAGCCCGGTCCGGGTGGCCCGGGTGGTCCCGGCGCCCCCGGTGGCCGTGGTGGTCAGGGCGGCGACTCCCGGCAGCGCCCGTCCGGCCCTCGTCAGGGTGGGGCTCCGCGTCCGGGCAACAACCCCTTCACCTCCACCCAGGGCATGCGCGGACCGCGGGATCGTGGCAGTCAGGGTGGTCCGGGTGGTCCCCGCCGTGACGGTGGCGGCTCCGGCCAGCAGGGCGGCGGCGTCCCCGGCGCTCCGCGACCCAACCCCGCGATGATGCCGACCCGGCCGGAAAGCTCCGGCGACCGTCCGGGTGGCCCCCGTCCGAACCCCGGCATGATGCCGTCGCGTCCGGCCGCCCGTTCGGGTGGTCCCGGTGGCCGCAGCGGTGGTCCCGGTGGTCCCGGTGGCCGCACCGGTGGTCCCGGTGGCCGTACCGGTGGTCCCGGTGGCCGTACCGGCGCGCCCGGTCGTGGCGGTCCCGGCGGCGGCGGTGGCCGTCCTGGCGGCGGTGGCGGTCGTCCCGGTGGTGGCGGTGGCGGTGCTCCCGCCGGCGCTCCTCCGCGCGGCGGCTTCGGCGGCCGTCCCGGTGGCGCGCGCGGTCGTGGCGGTACAGCCGGTGCCTTCGGGCGTCCGGGTGGACCGGTGCGCCGTGGCCGCAAGTCGAAGCGGCAGAAGCGCCAGGAGCTCGACAACATGCAGGCGCCGTCCGTCGGCGGTGTGCGTGTTCCCCGCGGTGGCGGCCAGACGGTCCGGTTGCCGCGAGGCGCCAGCCTGACCGACTTCGCCGAGCGGATCGGTGCGGACGCGGCGTCGCTGGTCCAGGTGATGTTCCACCTGGGCGAGATGGTAACCGCCACGCAGTCGGTCAGCGACGAGACGCTGCAGCTGCTGGGTGCCGAGCTCGAGTACGACATCCAGGTGGTCTCGCCCGAGGACGAGGACCGCGAGCTGCTGGAGTCGTTCTCCATCGAGTTCGGTGAGGACGAGGGCGAGGACGCCGAGATCATCGCCCGGCCGCCGGTCGTTTCGGTGATGGGTCACGTCGACCACGGAAAGACCAAGCTGCTGGACGCGATCCGCAACGCCGACGTCGTAGCCGGCGAGGCGGGCGGCATCACCCAGCACATCGGTGCCTACCAGGTCGCCACCGAGGTGGACGGACAGGATCGCAAGATCACGTTCATCGACACCCCGGGCCACGAGGCGTTCACCGCCATGCGTGCCCGTGGTGCGCAGTCGACCGACATCGCGGTGCTCGTGGTGGCGGCCGACGACGGCGTGATGCCGCAGACCGTCGAGGCGCTCAACCACGCCAAGGCGGCCAACCTGCCGATCGTGGTGGCGGTCAACAAGATCGACGTGCCCGACGCCGACCCGGCGAAGGTCCGCGGCCAGCTCACCGAGTACGGCCTGGTCCCCGAGGAGTACGGCGGCGACACGATGTTCGTCGACATCTCCGCACGGGCCCGGACCAACCTCGACGGGCTGCTCGAGGCGATCGTGCTCACCGCGGACGCCTCGCTGGACCTGCGGGCCAACCCCAACCAGGACGCGCAGGGTCTCGCGATCGAGGCGCACCTGGACAAGGGCCGCGGTCCGGTGGTGACCGTGCTGGTGCAGCGCGGCACGCTGCGGGTCGGCGACTCGATCATCGCGGGTCCGGCATACGGCCGGGTGCGCGCGATGCTCGACGAGAACGGCCAGTCGGTGGACGAGGCTCCGCCCGCGCGGCCGGTGCTCGTACTCGGCCTGTCGGCCGTCCCCCGCGCCGGTGACACCTTCATGGTGGTCGCCGACGACCGGATGGCCCGGCAGATCGCGGAGAAGCGCGAGGCGCGCGAGCGCAACGCGTCGTTCGCACAGCGCACCAAGAGGGTCAGCCTCGACGACCTGTCGAAGCTGCTCGAGGAGCGCCAGTCGCTCAACCTCGTCATCAAGGGCGACGTGTCCGGGTCCGTGGAGGCCCTGGAGGACGCGCTCGCCAAGATCGACGTGGGCGACGAGGTCGACCTTCGCATCCTGCACCGCGGTGTGGGTGCGGTCACCGAGAACGACGTCAACCTCGCGACGATCGACAACGCGATCATCATCGGCTTCAACGTCCGGGCCCAGGGCCGGTCGGTGGAGCGGTTGGCCGATCGCGAAGGCGTGGAGATCCGGTTCTACTCGGTGATCTACCAGGCCATCGACGAGGTGGAGGCGGCCCTGAAGGGCATGCTGAAGCCGGAGTACGAAGAGGCGCGACTCGGCACCGCGGAGGTGCGGGACGTGTTCCGTTCCAGCAAGTTCGGCACCATCGCCGGCTGTCTGGTCACCAGCGGGACCATCCGCCGCAACTCCAAGGCGCGGCTGCTCCGCGACGGCGCTGTCGTCGTGGAAAGCAGCGACATCGCGTCCCTGCGCCGGTTCAAGGACGACGCCACCGAGGTCCGCGAGGGTTACGAGTGCGGCCTCACCCTGCACAACTACAACGACGTGCGGGTCGGTGACGTGGTCGAGACGTACGAGATGCGGGAGAAGCCGCGCGGCTGACCCCGGCCACCTGTCGGCCGACCTCGTGAACCCAGGTCGGCCGGCCGGTCGGGACCGACCGTTGGACGAAGCCCCGGAGCGCTTCCGGAGAGGACCGAACAGCACGCCTGTGCGGACCCTCGCCGGGGAGCTTCGGGGCTTCGTCTCGGTCCGGGCGACCCGGTCGCCACGGGGTCGGCGCGGGAGTGGTTGGCTGTGTGCTGCGGGCCCGATGGCGGTGACGCCGGCAGGCCCGGACCGGTAGCAGCCGTCGATGTCGTACCCGCCGGAGGACGCGAGCCGATGTTCACCGGAACGCTCTGCGCCGACCTGCGCCTCGGCGACGTGCGGTCGCTGAAGGACAAGCGTTCGGTGCTCCGGCCGATCGTGGCGGAGATCGCGCGCCGCCATGCCGTGTCCGTCGCCGAGACAGGGCACCATGACCTCTACCGTCGGGCGGAGATCGGTGTTGCCGTGGTGAGTGGTGAGAGTGCGCACTGCCGCGACGTCCTGGACGCGGTGGAGCGGCTGATCGCCGAGCGCCCGGAGGTGGAGTTGTTGCAGGTACGCCGGCAGCTGTTCTCCGAGGAGGACGAGTAGGACCAGCAGGACCAGTGCGACCAGCAGGACCGAGCAGGACCAGTGGGACAGTGAGCGGCGCGAAGCACGCGAACCCGGACCGGTGGGGACGACCCCGGCCGGACCGCGTCGGCCGAGGAGAGGATGGCGATGAACCAGACACGGGTGAACCAGCTCGCGGACCGGATCCAGGTGATCGTCGCGGAGATGCTGGAGCGCCGGGTGAAGGACCCCAGGCTCGGCTTCGTGACGGTCACCGAGGCCCGCCTGACCGGTGACCTGCGCGAAGCCACCGTGTTCTACACCGTGCTCGGCGGCGACCAGGACCACGCCGGCACCGCCGTGGCGCTGGAGAGCGCGAAGGGCCTGATCCGCTCCGAGGTCGGCCGCCGGCTCGGGCTTCGGCACACGCCGAGCCTCGCCTTCGTCGCCGACGCCGTACCCGAGAACGCCAAGCACATCGAGGACCTGCTGCGCCGCGCCCGTGACTCCGACGCCGAGGTGGCCCGCCGGGCCGCCCAGGCGAGCCCGGCTGGCGAGGCCGACCCGTACCGCGTGCCCCGCACCGACGACGATCTCGACGACGAGGACGGCACCGACAGCACCGACACCACTGACGAGGCGGCCGGCTTCGCGGACGACCGGTCCGGCCCTGGCGGTCACGGCAGGAGCTGACGTGACCCCACCCGACGCGACTCCACCCGGCGCGGCGCGGCCCGACGTGACCCGAAGCGGCATCGTCGTCGTGGACAAGCCCTCCGGCTGGACCTCCCACGACGTCGTGGGCAAGGTCCGCCGGCTGGCGCACACCCGGCGGGTGGGCCACGCCGGCACCCTCGACCCGATGGCGACCGGCGTACTCGTCCTCGGCATCGAACGCGCCACCCGGCTGCTCGGCTACCTCACCCTCACCGAGAAGGCCTACGACGCGACGATCCGGCTCGGGGTGACCACCCGGACCGACGACGCCGAGGGGGAGGTGCTCGCCCAGACGTCCGCCCGGGGGGTACGCCCCGAGGACATCCGGGCGGGGGTCGCCGCGCTGACCGGCGAGATCTCCCAGGTGCCGTCCTCGGTGTCGGCGGTGAAGGTGGGCGGCGAACGCGCCTACCGCAAGGCGCACAAGGGCGAGGACGTCGAGCTGGCGCCGCGCCAGGTGGTGGTCCGCAGGTTCGAGGTGACCGACGTCCGGCCGGCGGGGGAGATCGTGGACGTCGACGTGGTGGTCGAGTGTTCCAGCGGGACCTACGTCCGGGCGCTGGCCCGTGACCTGGGTGCGGGGCTGGGCGTGGGCGGCCACCTGACGGCTCTGCGGCGTACCCGCGTCGGACCCTACGGGCTGGAGCAGGCCCGAACGATCGAGCAGCTCGAGGGTGCCTTCGAGGTGGTGCCGATCGCCGACGTGGCGGCGCGGACGTTCGCCAGGTTCGACGTGGACGAGCACACGGCGCGGCTGGTCTCGTTCGGGCAGAAGCTGCCCGGCGTGCGGGTCGGCGGGGACGGTCAGCCGGTGGGTGTCTTCGGCCCGGACGGCGCGTTCCTCGCGCTGTACGAGGACGTCGAGGAGGGCGCCCGGCCGGTCGCGGTGTTCGCGAGCTGACCGCCGGTCACACAACCGGTTGCCCGATGCCGGGACCGGACCGAGGGTCCGGAAGCGACCGTCTGGCACCCTTTGAGGCGGGCTTCTTGGCAGGTACCAGGACGGAAGGGCGACGAGGACACGATGCAGCGCTGGACAGACCTGACCGGGGTGGACCCGCGGTTCGGGCCGACGGTCGTCACGATCGGCGTCTTCGACGGCGTGCACCGCGGTCACCAGCGGGTTCTCGCCCGTACCCGTGAGCTGGCCCGCGAGCACGGCGCCCGCTCCGTCGTGGTGACGTTCGACCCGCACCCGGCCTCCGTGGTCCGCCCGGAGGCGGTGCCGCCGCTGCTGGCGACCGTGGAGCGGCGGCTGGAGTTGTTCGAGGCGTACGGCATGGACGGTGTGGTCGTCGTGCCGTTCGACAAGGAACGTTCCCGCGAGCCCGCCGAGGAGTTCGTCCGCGAACTCGTGCGCGCGCTGCGTCCGGTGGCGGTGGTGGTCGGCGACGACTTCCGCTTCGGGCACAAGGCGGCCGGCAACGTCGACCTGCTCCGCACGCTGGGCGCCGAACTCGGGTTCACCGTCGAGGGCCTGGCCCGGGCGGCGAAGGTCCCCTCGACCGCCGACCCGGCTCCCGACCCCGCGCCCGGAGACGCGGCGACCGCCGACGTACCCGTCGACGCCGTGTCCTCCACCGCGGTCCGGGACCGGCTCGCCGCCGGCGACGTGGCCGGCGCCCGGGCCCTGCTCGGGCACACGTTCCGGGTGGACGGCGTGGTCGTCGAGGGCGCCCACCGGGGTCGCGAGCTGGGGTTTCCCACCGCCAACGTGCCGTCGTCGACCGCCCTGGCGCTGCCCGCCGACGGCGTGTACGCCGGGTGGCTGCGGGTCGCCGACGTGGACGCCCCCGGCCCGCAGGTCTTCCCCGCGGCGATCTCGGTGGGGACCAACCCGCAGTTCGGCAACGAGCCGCGCCGGGTCGAGTCGTATGTCCTGGATCGGGACGATCTGGACCTGTACGGCCGGCCGGTCGCGGTGGAGTTCGTCGACCGGGTGCGCGGGCAGGAGACCTACGACTCCGTGGACGCCCTGGTCACCCAGATTCGTGCCGACGTGGAGCGCGTACGCCGCCTCCTCGCCGCGGACCAGGCTGACCGGCCCGTCTAGGAAAGGTCCTGGGTGAGGCCGGGAGCCGGCCACGCCGACGGGCGGGTGCCCCGGCCAGGGCTTCCGCCGCCCCGGCTGACCGGCCGGCCACCCGTGGGCTGGTAACCTGACCACTGCCGTACGCCGGCCGCGGACAAAGAGTGCCCAGGTGAACCCGCCCTGGCGCGCCGCGCAACGGATCCCGAAAGGAGCCTCGTGTCGCTAGACGCTGCGACCAAGAAGCAGATCATCTCCGAGTACGCGACCAAAGAGGGCGACACCGGTTCGCCCGAGGTCCAGGTGGCGCTGCTCACGCATCGGATCACTCATCTGACCGAGCACCAGAAGGCCCACAAGCACGACCACCACAGCCGTCGCGGCCTGCTACTCCTCGTGGGTCAGCGCCGCCGGCTGCTCAACTACGTCATGAAGGAAGACATCCAGCGCTACCGCTCGCTGATCGAGCGGCTCGGCCTGCGCCGATAGCTGGAAAAGCTCCGGGAGCGGTCGCCTTCGTGGCGCCGCTCCCGGTACACAACAAGGACCGGAGCGGTCCCCGCGCGAGGCGGTAGCCAGGCCGCCGGTCCTCGGTAGTGGCTTCCGGGAGTCCTCCGGGCGAGATCACCAACGACGCGATCACCCCGAGACGTACCCGAGAGCCTCGATCGAAGACCGGCACATCCTGTACCCCACGCACCCCGCGGCAGATCGCTCCCCGATGTCATGAGGAGGGAGCCCCGTGGAGGGTCCCGGAATTCACACCGCCGAAGCCGTCATCGACAACGGCCGCTTCGGCACCCGAACGGTCCGGTTCGAGACCGGACGCCTGGCCCGCCAGGCAAACGGGTCCGTCGTCGCCTATCTCGACGAGGACACCATGGTGCTGTCGACCACGACGGCCGGCAAGCACCCGAAGGAACAGTTCGACTTCTTCCCGCTGACGGTCGACGTCGAGGAGCGGGCGTACGCCGCCGGCAAGATCCCCGGCTCGGTGTTCCGCCGCGAGGGCCGGCCCAGCGAGGACGCGATCCTCACCTGCCGGCTGATCGACCGCCCGCTGCGCCCGTCGTTCGTCAAGGGCCTGCGCAACGAGGTCCAGGTCGTCGTCACCGTTCTGTCGCTCAACCCCGACGTGCTGTACGACGTGCTCGCGATCAACGCCGCGGCCTCGTCGACGCAGATCGCCGGCCTGCCCTTCACGGGCCCGATCGGCGGCGTCCGCGTCGCGCTGATCGACGGCCAGTGGGTCGCCTTCCCGCGGCGCTCCGAGCTGGAGAACGCCGTGTTCGACATGGTGGTCGCCGGCCGCGCGCTCGACGACGGTGACGTGGCGATCATGATGGTCGAGGCGGAGTCCACCGACCAGACCTGGGACCTCGTCCAGGGCGGCGTCCAGGCGCCGACCGAGGAGGTCGTCGCCGAGGGGCTGGAGGCCGCCAAGGGCTTCATCCGCACCATGTGCCAGGCGCAGAACGAGCTCGCCGCGAAGGCCGCCAAGCCGACCGCCGAGTTCCCCGTCTTCCGCGACTACGAGGACGACGTGCTCGAGGCGCTGTCCAGCGCGGTGCGCGGTGAGCTGGCCGAGGCCCTCACCATCGCCGACAAGGCCACCCGCGAGTCCCGCCTGGACGAGGTGAAGAGACTCGCGCTGGAGCGGATCGGCGCCGACTTCGAGGGCCGCGAGAAGGAGATCAGCGCGGCGTTCCGGTCGCTGACCAAGACCCTGGTGCGCGAGCGGGTGCTCCGCGACAAGGTCCGCATCGACGGCCGCGGCCTCGCCGACATCCGTCCGCTGTCGGCGGAGATCGGTGTCGTCCCCCGCGTGCACGGCTCGGCGCTGTTCGAGCGCGGCGAGACGCAGATCCTCGGCGTCACCACGCTCAACATGCTGTCGCTGGAGCGGCGCATCGGTCTGACCCTCGCCGAGGACACGACCAAGCGCTACATGCACAACTACAACATGCCGCCGTACTCCACCGGCGAGACCGGCCGCGTCGGCTCCCCGAAGCGGCGCGAGATCGGGCACGGCGCGCTCGCCGAGCGGGCGATCAACCCGGTGCTGCCCAGCCGCGAGGACTTCCCGTACGCCATCCGCCAGGTGTCGGAGGCGCTCGGCTCCAACGGCTCGACCTCGATGGGCTCGGTGTGTGCGTCGTCGCTGGCGCTGCTCAGCGCCGGTGTCCCGCTGCGCGCGCAGGTGGCCGGCATCGCGATGGGCCTGATCAGCGACGAGGTGGACGGCCAGACGCAGTTCGTCACGCTGACCGACATCCTCGGCGCCGAGGACGCGTTCGGCGACATGGACTTCAAGGTCGCCGGCACCCGTGAGTTCGTCACCGCCCTGCAGCTGGACACCAAGCTGACCGGTATCCCCGCGTCGGTGCTCGCGTCCGCCCTGCAGCAGGCGCGCGAGGCGCGGTTCACGATCCTCACCCTGATGGAGAAGACCATCGGAGCGCCCGGCGACATGTCGCCGTACGCCCCGCGGATCATCACCATGAAGATCCCGGTCGACAAGATCGGCGAGGTGATCGGGCCGAAGGGCAAGGTCATCAACCAGATCCAGGACGACACCGGCGCCGACATCGCCATCGAGGACGACGGGACCATCTTCATCGGTGCCGCCGACGGTCCCTCCGCGGAGGCCGCTCGCGCGGTCATCGCCGGGATCGCCACGCCGACGATGCCCGAGGTCGGCGAGCGCTACCTCGGCACGGTGGTGAAGACCACCAACTTCGGTGCGTTCATCTCGCTGGTTCCCGGCAAGGACGGCCTGCTGCACATCTCCAAGCTGCGGGCACTGTCCGGCGGCAAGCGGGTCGAGAACGTCGAGGACGTCGTGAAGGTCGGCGACAAGCTCCAGGTGGAGATCGGGGAGATCGACGACCGGGGCAAGCTGTCCCTGGTGCCGGTGGTCGAGGACGCCGAGAAGTCCGCCGACAAGTGAGCCCACGACTGGCACGGCTGGCTGCGGGGAGCCAGCCGTCGGGCTCGACTCGGACCCTCCTGAAGGAGGGCGACGGCGGGGTCGTGCGGCGCACGGTCCTGCCGGGTGGGCTGCGGATCATCACCGAGGCCATGCCGCAGGTTCGTTCGGTGAGCTTCGGGATCTGGGCGAGCGTCGGCTCGCGCGACGAGACCCCGGCGCTCGCCGGCGCCAGCCACTACCTCGAACACCTGCTGTTCAAGGGAACCCGGCGCCGGGACGCGATGGAGATCTCCTCCGCCCTGGACACCGTCGGTGGTGAGATGAACGCGTTCACCACCAAGGAGTACACCTGCTACTACGCGCGGGTGCTGGACGCCGACCTGCCGCTGGCGGTGGACGTCATCTGCGACATGGTGACCTCGTCCCTGGTCACCGCGGCCGACGTGGACAGCGAGCGTGGCGTGATCCTGGAGGAGATCGCCATGCACGACGACGACCCCTCCGACGCGGTGCACGACCTGTTCGCCGAGGAGTTGTGGGGTGACTCGCCGCTCGGCCGGCCGATCCTCGGTA from Actinopolymorpha sp. NPDC004070 encodes the following:
- the infB gene encoding translation initiation factor IF-2, yielding MAKVRVYELAKEFGIESKAVMARLQELGEFVRSASSTVEAPVVRKLKESFATESGGKAGGRGSARKSASKQAAPASPAQAASGASAPTTPKPTPVPGAKPAPPRPAPAKPSPEPVEVVREAAPEVTERPAATAQPSAPAPQAPQRPTPQPQGPRPGPRPDGGRPSDRRERPERQERFDRPERTDRPERTDRPERPAASGARPAPPGQRPTRQPGPGGPGGPGAPGGRGGQGGDSRQRPSGPRQGGAPRPGNNPFTSTQGMRGPRDRGSQGGPGGPRRDGGGSGQQGGGVPGAPRPNPAMMPTRPESSGDRPGGPRPNPGMMPSRPAARSGGPGGRSGGPGGPGGRTGGPGGRTGGPGGRTGAPGRGGPGGGGGRPGGGGGRPGGGGGGAPAGAPPRGGFGGRPGGARGRGGTAGAFGRPGGPVRRGRKSKRQKRQELDNMQAPSVGGVRVPRGGGQTVRLPRGASLTDFAERIGADAASLVQVMFHLGEMVTATQSVSDETLQLLGAELEYDIQVVSPEDEDRELLESFSIEFGEDEGEDAEIIARPPVVSVMGHVDHGKTKLLDAIRNADVVAGEAGGITQHIGAYQVATEVDGQDRKITFIDTPGHEAFTAMRARGAQSTDIAVLVVAADDGVMPQTVEALNHAKAANLPIVVAVNKIDVPDADPAKVRGQLTEYGLVPEEYGGDTMFVDISARARTNLDGLLEAIVLTADASLDLRANPNQDAQGLAIEAHLDKGRGPVVTVLVQRGTLRVGDSIIAGPAYGRVRAMLDENGQSVDEAPPARPVLVLGLSAVPRAGDTFMVVADDRMARQIAEKREARERNASFAQRTKRVSLDDLSKLLEERQSLNLVIKGDVSGSVEALEDALAKIDVGDEVDLRILHRGVGAVTENDVNLATIDNAIIIGFNVRAQGRSVERLADREGVEIRFYSVIYQAIDEVEAALKGMLKPEYEEARLGTAEVRDVFRSSKFGTIAGCLVTSGTIRRNSKARLLRDGAVVVESSDIASLRRFKDDATEVREGYECGLTLHNYNDVRVGDVVETYEMREKPRG
- a CDS encoding YlxR family protein, which codes for MGCRQRTAKSDLLRVVLARDETAMRLVADVSGHAPGRGAHLHPTRECLGLAERRRAFARALRARAPIDVGPLRRHVEQQDPVDTGQADAADLASNAPNTGDAQRDQGRRPGKESGSSGS
- the rimP gene encoding ribosome maturation factor RimP, with product MASGPAARDQVADLLAPVLAQSGLDLESVDLTPAGRRTVLRIVVDADGGVTLDQLAEISRTVAKLLDAGDVMGAGSYTLEVTSRGVDRPLTEPRHWRRNVGRLVKVVHADGSQLLGRVTDAGEQSAELDVDGTTHRVDFARVAKARVQVEFAKMPPADDTDSDDTDSGDEPDDDTYDDHDADDSDGAHTTDGTNGTDKEG
- a CDS encoding ferritin-like domain-containing protein; amino-acid sequence: MSDREVAGLQEALAGVHAAIWGYQVLTPQLRSDDRSRGESSIELYRELRERLRALLRSRHETPVAADAGYRLPFQVTGGSSARRLAAYLEDGCAGVFADLVAAATSSSVRTLGTDLLVDCARRRLDWGADPVAFPGVAHPPGAAPSPSGSHHVSGARSAR
- the nusA gene encoding transcription termination factor NusA, which encodes MDIDMAVLRALEREKDVPLEAVCEAIEQALLIAYQRTEGAQQRARVELDRKSGHVTVYASELDEEGKPAREWDDTPTGFGRIATTTAKQVILQRLRDAEEDHMFGEFVGREGDILSGVIQQGKDPRLVYVNLGRVEGVLPPQEQVPGERYNHGDRIKCFVVAVRKGFRGPQITLSRTHPNLVRKLFALEVPEIADGTVEISGIAREAGHRTKVAVHSRNPSVNAKGACIGPVGSRVRNVMNELHGEKIDIVDWSEDPAEYVKQALSPARVRSVEVVDAAARSARVVVPDYQLSLAIGREGQNARLAARLTGWRIDIRSDTAEAEPAPGTAAGGDSTEPANPAEAGAAGDQQAARQGDQQ
- a CDS encoding ferritin-like domain-containing protein, yielding MNAPTNAPFPASPASPASDEVPPTRRGVLRTTLGAGLLGLTGSFLSACTSGPGATKGGRRGSAATPTPDPDLPVLTSALTEERALLAAYAATMAGNPDLRGKLSAYVRRHEQHLAALTALTRRAGGSTASPSPTPGRTASPGPSSTVVPDAGADTVADLLGLEKAATAARRTNVRVVRDPEHARILASIGACESTHVLTLGTETS